CAACCAGCTCTGCGAGATGTGGCATTGCTTTCCTCTTCCTCTGGCCGGGATGGCCCTAAGTAATTGTTATCTATTATTCGAACACGCCTTTGAGCAATCTTCAAAGACTTTTCAATGCGTTGTCGGCCAAGCGACTCACCTGCGCGGCACAGGGCCGACTGAGTGTCTGCCGCCCTCGCCACAACAATGTGCAAGGCAAGGCGATGGCCAAAAACAAAAAAGCCTCCACGAGGGAGGCTTAGGCGCTACTTTTCGTTTCTTTTCTTACGCGCAAAGCCTCCTGAAATCAGGCGCTAAAGTAAAAAAAGAAACGAAAAATAGCTGCGTGCATGATTGCGGTACCTTGTCGATAATTGTCCACCAGTGATATAGCGGCGGGCAATAAAAGTCAATATTTGTCGCTGAAAACAAAGATTAAAAGAGGGAGCAAGCTCCCTCTTCAACTGACTTACGCCAGAGCTGCTTTCGCTTTCTCAACCAGTGCGCCGAAGGCCACTTTGTCGAAGACTGCGATGTCAGCCAGGATCTTACGGTCAATTTCGATCGAGGCTTTTTTCAAGCCGTTGATGAACTTGCTGTAAGACAGACCGTTCTGACGAGCAGCTGCGTTGATACGTGCAATCCACAGCTGACGGAACTGACGCTTACGTTGACGACGGTCACGGTAAGCATACTGACCTGCTTTGATTACTGCCTGGAAGGCAACACGATATACGCGCGAACGGGCACCGTAGTAACCTTTCGCCTGCTTCATGATTTTCTTGTGACGTGCGCGTGCAATTACACCACGTTTTACGCGAGCCATATGCTCTCTCCTAAAGTCTTATTCTAAATTCAAAAAAAATGGCTTATGCGTACGGCAGGCACGCGGTAACCAGGACCAGATCGTTTTTAGACACCATGCCTTTCGGACGCAGGTGACGTTTACGCTTGGTTGCTTTTTTGGTCAGAATATGACGCAGGTTGGCATGTTTACGCTTAAAACCACCGCTGCCGGTTTTTTTGAAGCGCTTGGCTGCACCACGTACAGTTTTAATCTTTGGCATTTTAATTAAATCCACTTCGCATTGTTAAACAACGAATCAGTTGGGCGAATAAAACCCACACAGCGCAAGCGCCGCGCGGGTTCCATTACTTGTAAGCCTTACTGTTTCTTCTTAGGAGCGAGCACCATAATCATCTGGCGGCCTTCGATCTTCGTAGGGAAGGATTCGACCACTGCCAGATCCATATCTTCACACAGGTCTTTACGGACGCGGTTAAGCACTTCCATACCGATCTGCTGGTGCGCCATCTCACGCCCACGGAAACGCAGGGTGATTTTGGCTTTATCGCCATCTTCCAGAAAGCGAATCAGGTTGCGTAGTTTGACCTGATAGTCGCCATCATCGGTGCCAGGACGGAATTTGATTTCCTTGACCTGAATAACTTTTTGCTTCTTCTTCTG
Above is a window of Serratia nematodiphila DZ0503SBS1 DNA encoding:
- the pheM gene encoding pheST operon leader peptide PheM produces the protein MHAAIFRFFFYFSA
- the rplT gene encoding 50S ribosomal protein L20, encoding MARVKRGVIARARHKKIMKQAKGYYGARSRVYRVAFQAVIKAGQYAYRDRRQRKRQFRQLWIARINAAARQNGLSYSKFINGLKKASIEIDRKILADIAVFDKVAFGALVEKAKAALA
- the rpmI gene encoding 50S ribosomal protein L35 produces the protein MPKIKTVRGAAKRFKKTGSGGFKRKHANLRHILTKKATKRKRHLRPKGMVSKNDLVLVTACLPYA
- the infC gene encoding translation initiation factor IF-3; this translates as MKGGKRVQPARPNRINREIRAQEVRLTGVDGEQIGIVSLNEALEKAEEAGVDLVEISPNAEPPVCRIMDYGKFLYEKSKSTKEQKKKQKVIQVKEIKFRPGTDDGDYQVKLRNLIRFLEDGDKAKITLRFRGREMAHQQIGMEVLNRVRKDLCEDMDLAVVESFPTKIEGRQMIMVLAPKKKQ